A genomic window from Yarrowia lipolytica chromosome 1D, complete sequence includes:
- a CDS encoding uncharacterized protein (Compare to YALI0D26257g, weakly similar to uniprot|P08640 Saccharomyces cerevisiae YIR019c STA1 extracellular alpha-1 4-glucan glucosidase) translates to MKFPIATLAAVAAVVSAQYNLYNATNGTTTISSSASPSTNYSASLTTSSSWSDDGTHTTLPIWSELMSDISSLESMWNNRTTSAESVGPTTYYVDSSTPVESSTFSSASSAWNTSTAILTASNTSTIAYPTNVERAVPVPTGFEDGDEYDYDEDTEDEDDDEDEEYWYSTSALWNTSTAQATPTPIWNTSTSSTTLWNTSTVVWTETATSSTPAWNSSTWWTESETQTSTAWNTSIWWTSSSSSSASPTTLWNTSSSATPTPIVNTSSWVWSSVESSASPTSIWNSSTTAPIYERDFDTTSSSSMNWTSWYHHTVSTSSWYSGDPESTSKAVTTSHATATSSVWSNSSTETKYSSSTWYNSSTAAYPTSSSISENSEYWNPVPVNSTIISPPYQRHRQNTSTWSESAPTSSYVSNTRNSSTAYPTTWYNSSTLWTSIPISVPTGIFNITTPLTTAAPTTPSYNTSLGFEERDYETDDSYWESEYEEYEDWEETSTEYSWTTSSSNFSTAWPSSSSSTWWTSSSAFNSSTPVTSYIWPTSLVNTSTIWSSSYVANTTTTVAFSIPTTNSSRSTRSARSRYSSSSFSTPSTTSTDIRTSWAPEDLIEQPEPTTSSSHFDDAPFPTAPLPPLESGDEAPLEMQYPDSFIDLPWVDYES, encoded by the coding sequence ATGAAGTTCCCAATCGCCACCCTGGCAGCTGTTGCAGCTGTGGTTTCCGCTCAGTACAACCTGTACAATGCGACCAATGGCACGACTACtatttcttcttcagcttctccttcgACCAACTACTCTGCCTCTttgaccacctcttcctcttgGTCTGATGATGGTACCCATACCACTCTGCCCATTTGGTCCGAACTCATGTCGGACATTTCTTCTCTGGAGTCAATGTGGAACAACAGGACCACTTCGGCCGAGTCTGTTGGTCCCACCACCTATTACGTCGACAGCTCCACTCCGGTGGAATCTTCTACGTTCTcctcagcttcttctgcttggaACACTTCCACTGCGATCTTGACCGCTTCCAACACCTCGACCATTGCGTACCCTACTAATGTTGAACGAGCTGTTCCAGTTCCCACCGGGTTTGAGGACGGCGACGAGTATGACTATGATGAAGACactgaggacgaggacgatgacgaagatgaggaaTACTGGTACTCCACCTCTGCTCTGTGGAACACCTCTACCGCTCAGGCTACACCTACTCCCATTTGGAACACGTctacctcctccaccactctcTGGAATACCTCCACTGTCGTGTGGACTGAGACTGCTACCTCGTCTACCCCTGCCTGGAACTCTTCAACCTGGTGGACCGAGTCTGAGACGCAGACTTCCACCGCTTGGAACACATCCATTTGGtggacttcttcttcttcttcttctgcttccCCCACTACTCTCTGGAacacttcttcttcagccaCTCCTACGCCCATTGTGAACACCTCTTCCTGGGTCTGGAGCTCCGTCGAGTCCTCAGCTAGCCCCACCTCGATCTGGAACTCTTCCACTACTGCTCCCATCTATGAGCGAGACTTTGACACTacctcgtcttcttccatgAACTGGACCTCCTGGTACCACCACACTGTCTCGACTTCTTCCTGGTATTCTGGAGACCCCGagtccacctccaaggccGTGACCACCTCTCACGCTACAGCCACATCTTCTGTCTGGTCCAACTCTTCCACCGAGACGAAGTACTCTAGCTCCACCTGGTACAACTCTTCTACTGCTGCCTACCCCACGAGCTCTTCTATTTCCGAGAACAGCGAGTACTGGAATCCCGTTCCCgtcaactccaccatcaTTTCCCCTCCATACCAGCGACACCGACAGAACACGTCTACCTGGTCTGAGTCTGCACCCACTTCTTCGTACGTGTCCAACACAAGGaactcctccaccgccTATCCTACTACCTGGTACAACTCATCCACCCTCTGGACCTCCATCCCCATCAGTGTCCCCACTGGTATCTTCAACATCACTACTCCTCTGACCACAGCTGCCCCCACTACTCCCTCGTACAATACCTCTCTGGGTTTCGAGGAGCGAGACTATGAGACTGACGACAGCTACTGGGAGTCCGAATATGAGGAATACGAGGACTGGGAGGAGACGTCGACTGAGTACTCCTGgaccaccagcagcagcaattTCTCCACCGCCTGGCCTTCTTCATCCTCTTCCACCTGGtggacttcttcttcggcCTTCAACTCTTCCACTCCTGTGACTTCTTACATCTGGCCCACCTCTTTGGTCAACACCTCTACCATCTGGTCTTCCAGCTATGTGGCtaacaccaccaccaccgtgGCCTTCTCCATTCCTACCACCAACTCTTCTCGATCTACCCGATCTGCCCGATCCAGGtactcttcctcttccttctctaCTCCCTCGACCACTTCTACTGATATCCGGACCTCTTGGGCCCCCGAGGATCTCATCGAGCAGCCTGAGCCCACTACCAGCTCCTCCCACTTTGACGATGCTCCGTTCCCTACCGCCCCACTGCCTCCCCTTGAGTCTGGAGACGAAGCACCTCTGGAAATGCAGTACCCTGACTCCTTTATCGATCTCCCCTGGGTTGATTACGAGAGTTAA
- a CDS encoding uncharacterized protein (Compare to YALI0D26279g, similar to uniprot|P39984 Saccharomyces cerevisiae YEL056w HAT2 subunit of the major yeast histone acetyltransferase), whose product MSATKSAGPTTLANHLDKEVKTDVLGAIDSDKLTEATQGDHKAINEEYKIWKKNSPYLYNVVIATVMDHPTLTVEWLPDLFDDITPGSMSARLMFGSHSSGLDKDYIHVASVELPTHLRPETIGLLSQQEGGTDMKQHHDAHGRHKRIAIVQSIYEDGEVNVARYNPLASKQIAAAHVTGDIHIFDRNNIMNSKEEAKPIYNLKHHTKEGWGLNWNINHADQLVSGAIDSTVAFWKIPEAASDGSCKDVTPHTVYHHDAAVNDVKFSYKMDFLIGSASDDCTLRLWDTRKPGNKAACTIKESRGINSLDFNPHSEFLVATGSADETVKVWDMRKMDTPISQLYSHCDEVTKVQWCPHQPSVLASGGHDRAILVWDIARLHDDLSSDENDEGPPELLFHHGGHSSRISDFDWHPTLPWVIASAAEDNVIQVWRMAESISNDEAVPADDVDMED is encoded by the coding sequence ATGAGCGCCACGAAATCCGCCGGCCCCACCACGTTGGCTAACCACCTCGACAAGGAGGTTAAGACCGACGTGCTTGGCGCTATTGACTCCGACAAGCTCACCGAGGCAACACAGGGCGACCACAAGGCCATCAATGAGGAGTACAAgatctggaagaagaacaGCCCGTATCTGTATAATGTGGTTATTGCCACCGTCATGGACCACCCCACTCTGACGGTGGAGTGGCTGCCTGATCTTTTTGACGACATCACCCCGGGCAGTATGAGTGCCCGTCTCATGTTTGGATCTCATAGCTCAGGTCTCGACAAGGACTACATCCACGTTGCATCCGTGGAGCTACCCACTCACCTGCGACCCGAAACTATCGGGCTATTGTCCCAGCAAGAGGGGGGTACTGACATGAAGCAGCATCATGATGCTCACGGCCGACACAAGCGAATCGCCATTGTGCAGAGCATCTACGAGGACGGCGAGGTCAATGTGGCCCGATACAACCCGCTGGCATCGAAACAGATTGCCGCCGCCCATGTCACTGGCGACATTCACATCTTCGACCGCAACAACATCATGAACTCCAAGGAAGAGGCTAAGCCCATCTACAACCTCAAGCATCACACCAAGGAGGGCTGGGGTCTCAACTGGAACATCAATCATGCCGACCAGCTGGTCAGTGGCGCCATCGACTCTACCGTGGCCTTCTGGAAAATCCCCGAGGCTGCCTCTGACGGTTCCTGCAAGGACGTAACACCTCATACCGTCTACCACCATGACGCGGCCGTCAACGACGTCAAGTTCAGCTACAAGATGGACTTTCTGATCGGGTCCGCCTCGGACGACTGCACCCTGCGATTGTGGGACACCCGAAAGCCCGGAAACAAGGCCGCTTGCACCATCAAGGAGTCTCGAGGAATCAACTCGCTGGACTTCAACCCCCACAGCGAGTTTCTGGTCGCAACAGGCTCAGCTGACGAGACCGTCAAGGTGTGGGATATGAGAAAAATGGACACTCCCATTTCGCAGCTCTACTCCCATTGCGACGAGGTGACCAAGGTGCAGTGGTGCCCCCACCAGCCCTCGGTTCTGGCATCTGGAGGACACGACCGAGCCATTCTCGTGTGGGATATTGCTCGTCTTCACGACGATCTCAGCTCGGATGAAAATGACGAGGGACCTCCTGAGCTTCTGTTCCATCACGGAGGCCACAGCTCGCGGATCTCCGACTTTGACTGGCATCCTACTTTGCCCTGGGTCAttgcttctgctgctgaggacAATGTTATTCAGGTGTGGCGAATGGCTGAGAGTATCAGTAACGACGAGGCTGTTCCTGCTGATGACGTTGATATGGAGGACTAA
- a CDS encoding uncharacterized protein (Compare to YALI0D26301g, similar to Saccharomyces cerevisiae RPB11 (YOL005C); ancestral locus Anc_6.30, similar to uniprot|P38902 Saccharomyces cerevisiae YOL005C DNA-directed RNA polymerase II 13.6 kDa polypeptide (EC 2.7.7.6) (B13.6)): MNAPDRFELFLLPDGVPKLEVTPDTRIPNCANIKFEKEDHTLGNLLRSQLLHDSRVIFAAYKVEHPLFANFVLRIQTEDDYSPQEALTNACNALIRQLSDLQEKFQREWRLRYLVNN; encoded by the exons ATGAACGCTCCCGATAGATTCGAGTTGTTTCTGCTTCCCGATGGAGTCCCAAA ACTTGAGGTCACCCCGGACACTCGAATTCCCAACTGCGCCAACATCAAGTTCGAGAAAGAAGATCACACACTGGGCAACCTGCTCCGATCACAACTGCTACACGACTCGCGGGTCATCTTTGCGGCCTACAAGGTGGAACATCCTTTATTTGCCAACTTTGTGCTGCGAATCCAGACCGAAGACGACTATTCGCCACAGGAGGCCCTCACAAATGCTTGCAACGCGTTGATCCGACAGCTGTCGGATTTGCAGGAGAAGTTCCAGCGAGAATGGCGACTGCGGTACTTGGTTAACAATTAG